DNA from Candidatus Deferrimicrobium sp.:
CCGCCGAGGCAGGACGGGACCTTCGCTGCGATCCGCGAACTTCCCCCGCGGCGCGCGGATCCCTTACCCCGCGATGTACTCCCGGGCCCTGGAGAGGAAGTCGGCGTCCACGGGGACAGGTCGCCCCGTCGCGTAGTCGTACATCACCTGGACCGTCTCGGCCTCGACGAAAACGCGGCCGTCCCGGGGATCGTACAGGTCGCAGCGGAAGCGGAAAGAGCTGCGGTGGACGTCGGTGATGTGCATCCGCACGAAGACGCGATCTTGAAGCAGGATGGGGATCCGGTAGCGGCAGGAGACCTCGGCGAGGATGAACCGGATGTCCTCCACACGCTCCGCCCCCATTACGTCCGTGAAGAACCGGATACGACCCAGTTCGAGGTAGGTGAGGATCTTCGCATTGTTCACGTGCCCCATCGCGTCGGTGTCGCCGAAGCGAAGCTGCAGCTCGGTTTCGTAGACCTTCGCGGGCACGGCAGGCAGCGTCGCCTCGAACGGCTCCCCCCACCGCGAACGGAAGGCGACTTCCCCGAGGGGCTTGCGGGTGCGGGGCTTCTCGTCCTTTTTCCGCGTCGCCTCGTCGAGGTCCGCGCTCTTCCCTTCGTAGCCGACGGCGACGACGGCCGCCGGGGTGAAATCCTCCGGAAGGCCGAGGGCCGCCCCCAGCGGTCCCTCCTTCCACCCCGCCATCGGATGGACCATCAAGCCCAGGTCGACCGCGCGGTAGAGGAGCGACATAAGCGCCAACCCGGTGTCGAGGAGGAAGTAGTCCCGGGACTCGACGACGGCGGCGTCCGCCTTCCGCGCTCCCACCGCGATCAGCACCGGTGCCCGCTTCGCCCAGGCGTT
Protein-coding regions in this window:
- a CDS encoding thioesterase family protein; its protein translation is MEFHRLIAARRSLRAFSQRPVEMEKIERMLETARWSPSCSNRQPWRFIVVGADAPSRAAVEAALDAGNAWAKRAPVLIAVGARKADAAVVESRDYFLLDTGLALMSLLYRAVDLGLMVHPMAGWKEGPLGAALGLPEDFTPAAVVAVGYEGKSADLDEATRKKDEKPRTRKPLGEVAFRSRWGEPFEATLPAVPAKVYETELQLRFGDTDAMGHVNNAKILTYLELGRIRFFTDVMGAERVEDIRFILAEVSCRYRIPILLQDRVFVRMHITDVHRSSFRFRCDLYDPRDGRVFVEAETVQVMYDYATGRPVPVDADFLSRAREYIAG